A part of Streptomyces sp. NBC_00557 genomic DNA contains:
- a CDS encoding PadR family transcriptional regulator: MRLPLLALLARGPAHGYELKQDLEQLLGSAYPQPNVGQIYVTLGRLEKSGLIEGEDVEQSSRPNKKVYHLTDAGREALHAWFEETEDEPRVRDEFFMKLALAPQTGLADQMALINKQRRQYLNTMRNLSKLAAAENRDNRIAHLLIEGAMLHLQADLDWLERCQEELE; this comes from the coding sequence GTGCGCCTGCCCCTCCTGGCACTCCTCGCCCGCGGCCCGGCCCACGGCTACGAGCTGAAGCAGGACCTTGAGCAACTGCTGGGCTCCGCGTACCCTCAGCCCAACGTCGGCCAGATCTACGTCACCCTCGGCCGCCTCGAGAAGTCGGGACTGATCGAGGGCGAGGACGTCGAGCAGTCCAGCCGGCCCAACAAGAAGGTCTACCACCTCACCGACGCCGGGCGCGAGGCGCTGCACGCCTGGTTCGAGGAGACCGAGGACGAGCCGCGGGTGCGGGACGAGTTCTTCATGAAGCTCGCCCTCGCCCCGCAGACCGGTCTCGCCGACCAGATGGCCCTCATCAACAAGCAGCGGCGCCAGTACCTCAACACCATGCGCAACCTGTCGAAACTGGCCGCGGCCGAGAACCGGGACAACCGCATCGCCCACCTGCTCATCGAGGGCGCGATGCTGCATCTGCAGGCCGACCTCGACTGGCTGGAGCGGTGCCAGGAGGAACTGGAATGA